In Fervidobacterium thailandense, a genomic segment contains:
- a CDS encoding glycosyltransferase family 4 protein, with protein sequence MSFTSLTLSFIVTVISTPLFGKLAIKLNIVDKPDGYLKPHEKVTPYLGGLAMFFGVLLSTPFDPVIKVVLVTLVLIGTADDIKNLKPLFRLVVEFIVGSLLAIRYLGLDMFTPVYVILTVALINAVNMMDGMDGVCASLSIISAVGLVLTATSRFDKILLLSLVGALAGYLIYNFPPARIFMGDGGSYLVGGILSSGVLSAFRNSGQTLHFKISAVIFVSLFLLDLVAAVMRRMINGRSPFLGDRDHTYNKIFRKVNNNRKTLLVVFSIGVLQFILGYIALSSMLFSILSVIALIVIYTFLIFKLELLKLS encoded by the coding sequence TTGAGCTTCACAAGTTTAACACTCTCGTTCATCGTTACCGTAATCTCAACTCCACTCTTTGGGAAGTTGGCCATCAAATTGAACATCGTTGATAAGCCGGACGGCTACTTGAAACCGCACGAGAAGGTGACACCGTATCTCGGCGGGTTGGCTATGTTCTTTGGCGTGCTTCTGTCGACACCTTTCGATCCAGTGATCAAAGTTGTATTAGTCACACTTGTTTTGATAGGAACGGCAGATGATATAAAAAATCTCAAGCCTCTTTTTCGTTTGGTGGTTGAATTCATTGTTGGTTCTCTGCTCGCGATCAGGTATCTTGGACTAGATATGTTTACACCTGTTTATGTTATTCTCACTGTTGCATTGATAAACGCGGTCAATATGATGGACGGAATGGACGGGGTATGTGCATCTCTCTCGATTATCTCCGCGGTTGGACTTGTACTCACCGCAACGTCCAGGTTTGACAAAATTTTGCTTTTGTCGCTGGTTGGTGCTCTCGCAGGTTATCTGATTTACAACTTCCCCCCAGCAAGGATATTCATGGGAGATGGGGGAAGTTATCTGGTCGGTGGTATACTGTCATCTGGGGTTTTATCGGCTTTCAGAAATTCGGGCCAAACACTTCATTTCAAGATCTCGGCGGTTATATTCGTTTCCCTCTTCCTTCTCGATTTGGTTGCCGCGGTAATGAGGCGAATGATTAACGGTCGATCACCCTTTTTAGGTGATAGAGATCACACGTACAATAAGATATTCAGAAAGGTAAACAACAATCGGAAAACCCTGTTAGTGGTTTTTTCTATCGGAGTACTACAATTCATTCTGGGCTACATCGCACTTTCTTCAATGCTCTTTAGCATTCTGTCAGTCATTGCTTTGATTGTGATCTATACTTTTCTGATATTCAAACTGGAACTTCTCAAACTGTCGTAA
- a CDS encoding O-antigen ligase family protein gives MTLFEELVWYITIPLVALFSHRKYTYEFSTPKYAILLAGVVLISAILLMRLFKSGKLRFVFTPVHLAWLGFSIAGLLSTFNILRDNPSFFRLSIDIALYTFVNVLLSFYFSTVMRDKKLITRMLYVFMLTGLVVAVNAILNFYTGYDLFLGQIGEPFKRASIKANVGNVIFVSNYLNMLLPIALYFMLTLDLEFFGTLSYKGIAFFKVFSLVSAVLYFTVIIFSQTRSEYIILILEIVLLLLFYLSIRKKNDSHAEYLKSTNAQLLRKLILLRKALIFVFVSLIVVVVVLYNVPSPLNKSGEFSMIDRFNAMASVSAKDERFLSWFSTFYIWKDHKLLGQGIGTYQLYGLYGIAEMIREKPEYMYGWNNFKRAHNDYFQVLSETGIIGFGFILAMLILLSIYVFRNIGLIQDKDDAVLFLMLVLSGVVFAVQSFFSFPAHLLPNALLANFVISTGLGRYFNRTHLREVKIERKVPAVLVGTVLLAVIVLSTYLRWSFFVSEVFFKRGSEAYEYLTTYRSLEEKLRDYLKQLETYRKQLEELSGEFEIFKPDKWHEEMKKRAGILYRYDEYEAKRRSEIEDYRAKLEKQYGTLFSELTAMSSKISESYRRAKDYFLKSVRVYPAYGRALFYLASLATDEIRVEELLASIESHANEILNQNFDELQKVVHRKYRHNLLGFLAPLVGELKNYSDADSRLKKLVQIQAILDSISLYETSLLTFTERNAFKGVATRYMLLYNYVEDLSEVVNGNQELREHFSKVLSAIVDKFCKWVRNTVWLIPGGWNRFPDWKNLDVEEAWNNGKDIYRFFANQTVSTFDTKDPRISKLLFDLASLESKACYYMEQKGVWGVPDGVLPYLYALERKGELDSNFTVRQLRELYEANYRVAQKKLDDELLRKRFSNLLTNATENTAKILEVLEVSEGLRRTFQEDLQSALSEAFGKFTNYDFRKVVSDYFKTLLETDRKDWPYVTIKSIWADIALTSFESFISDITRYAESEDDKELIAQLSKSISNDNSMLMFERYDLFKALYETVFGWEE, from the coding sequence GTGACGCTGTTTGAAGAACTTGTCTGGTACATAACAATCCCGTTGGTAGCTCTTTTTTCACATAGGAAGTACACTTACGAGTTCAGCACACCGAAGTACGCCATTCTACTTGCCGGGGTTGTACTTATCTCCGCAATTTTGTTGATGAGATTGTTCAAGAGCGGAAAGCTCCGTTTTGTGTTCACTCCAGTTCACCTCGCATGGTTGGGATTCTCCATTGCTGGTCTCTTATCAACGTTTAACATTTTGAGGGATAATCCGAGTTTCTTCAGGTTATCGATAGATATTGCGTTGTACACGTTCGTGAACGTCCTGCTCTCGTTTTACTTCAGTACGGTCATGAGAGACAAGAAACTTATCACGAGGATGCTTTATGTCTTCATGCTCACAGGTTTAGTTGTCGCAGTGAACGCCATTTTGAATTTCTACACTGGGTACGATTTGTTTTTAGGGCAGATAGGTGAACCGTTCAAAAGGGCGAGTATCAAAGCAAACGTTGGAAACGTCATCTTTGTTTCCAACTATCTGAACATGCTACTTCCTATTGCTCTGTACTTCATGTTGACACTCGATCTGGAGTTCTTCGGAACGCTCAGTTACAAGGGTATTGCGTTCTTCAAGGTATTTTCTTTGGTCTCGGCGGTACTTTACTTTACTGTGATCATCTTTTCACAGACGCGCTCTGAGTACATCATACTAATTTTGGAGATCGTTTTACTGCTGCTCTTTTACCTGTCGATACGTAAGAAGAATGATTCGCATGCCGAATACCTCAAATCAACGAACGCCCAGCTCTTAAGGAAACTGATTCTGTTGCGAAAAGCTTTGATTTTCGTGTTCGTTTCACTGATCGTGGTGGTTGTAGTACTCTACAACGTCCCTTCGCCGCTCAACAAGTCTGGAGAGTTTTCGATGATCGATCGGTTCAACGCGATGGCATCCGTTTCGGCCAAGGACGAGAGGTTCCTTTCTTGGTTCTCAACATTTTACATTTGGAAAGACCACAAGTTACTGGGTCAGGGTATCGGCACGTACCAGCTCTACGGACTTTACGGTATTGCAGAGATGATCCGAGAAAAGCCCGAGTACATGTACGGTTGGAACAACTTTAAGAGGGCACACAACGATTATTTCCAGGTGCTTTCGGAAACCGGAATCATAGGGTTTGGTTTTATTCTCGCAATGCTGATTTTGTTAAGTATCTACGTGTTCAGAAATATTGGGTTGATTCAGGACAAAGACGATGCGGTGCTCTTTCTCATGCTCGTGTTGAGTGGGGTTGTGTTTGCCGTTCAGAGTTTTTTCAGTTTTCCTGCACACCTATTACCCAACGCCCTCCTGGCTAACTTTGTCATCAGCACTGGGCTTGGACGGTATTTCAATCGCACCCACCTGCGCGAGGTGAAGATTGAAAGAAAAGTTCCGGCTGTTTTGGTTGGTACGGTGCTCTTGGCTGTAATCGTTCTTTCAACGTACCTAAGGTGGAGCTTTTTTGTTTCGGAAGTGTTCTTCAAACGTGGGAGCGAGGCTTACGAGTACCTAACCACGTACAGATCACTTGAGGAGAAACTTCGCGATTATCTAAAACAGTTGGAAACATATCGAAAGCAGCTGGAAGAACTGAGTGGCGAGTTTGAAATATTTAAACCTGATAAATGGCACGAGGAGATGAAAAAGCGTGCTGGAATACTTTACAGATACGACGAATACGAAGCGAAGCGACGCTCCGAGATAGAAGATTACCGAGCGAAGTTGGAAAAACAATACGGAACTTTGTTCTCTGAACTTACCGCAATGTCGTCGAAAATCTCCGAAAGTTACCGGCGGGCTAAGGACTATTTTCTCAAGAGTGTCCGCGTGTATCCTGCGTACGGAAGGGCGTTGTTCTACCTGGCCAGCTTGGCAACCGACGAAATCAGGGTTGAGGAGCTACTCGCATCGATCGAATCCCATGCAAACGAAATTCTAAATCAAAATTTCGACGAGTTGCAGAAGGTCGTGCACCGAAAATATCGACACAACTTACTCGGGTTTCTTGCTCCGCTGGTGGGAGAGTTGAAAAATTATTCGGACGCCGACTCGAGGTTAAAAAAGCTGGTACAAATACAGGCAATCCTGGATTCAATTTCACTTTACGAGACTTCGTTACTAACGTTCACCGAGCGTAACGCGTTCAAAGGAGTTGCAACACGCTACATGTTACTGTACAATTACGTTGAGGATCTATCCGAGGTGGTAAACGGAAACCAGGAATTGAGGGAACATTTTTCAAAAGTGTTGAGCGCAATAGTTGACAAATTCTGCAAGTGGGTAAGGAATACCGTTTGGTTGATACCCGGGGGTTGGAACAGGTTCCCGGATTGGAAAAACTTGGATGTTGAAGAAGCATGGAACAACGGGAAGGATATCTACAGATTCTTCGCAAATCAAACTGTTTCAACGTTCGATACGAAGGATCCACGGATTTCAAAACTGCTGTTCGATCTGGCAAGTCTCGAGTCAAAGGCGTGCTATTATATGGAGCAGAAAGGTGTTTGGGGTGTACCCGACGGGGTTTTACCGTACCTGTACGCACTCGAGCGTAAAGGCGAGTTGGATTCGAACTTCACCGTCCGGCAATTAAGGGAGTTGTACGAGGCAAACTACCGCGTAGCTCAAAAGAAACTTGATGACGAGTTACTGAGGAAGCGATTCTCTAATCTTCTCACCAACGCTACGGAAAATACGGCAAAGATTCTTGAGGTGCTCGAGGTTTCGGAAGGATTGAGAAGAACTTTTCAGGAGGATCTCCAGAGCGCGCTTTCGGAGGCGTTTGGAAAGTTTACAAATTACGATTTTCGGAAGGTCGTTTCCGATTACTTCAAGACATTGCTTGAGACTGACAGAAAGGACTGGCCGTACGTTACGATAAAGAGTATCTGGGCCGATATTGCGCTCACGAGCTTCGAAAGTTTCATCTCCGACATTACGAGGTACGCAGAATCTGAAGACGACAAAGAACTCATCGCACAGCTTTCTAAAAGCATATCCAACGATAATTCGATGCTGATGTTCGAAAGATACGATCTGTTCAAGGCTCTATACGAAACGGTTTTTGGATGGGAAGAATAG
- the ruvB gene encoding Holliday junction branch migration DNA helicase RuvB, with the protein MDTKKERFEFQEDVERIVSPERTTFDTYLLRPKFLDEYIGQENIKERLRLAIKAAKMRGEQLDHILLAGPPGLGKTTLAGVIANEMNANIHITSGPVLEKQGDLAAILTNLERGDVLFIDEIHRMNRNVEEILYSAMEDFQIDIMIGKGPAARSIRVELQPFTLIGATTRSGLLTSPLRNRFGMILEMSFYTEEELKLIIQRAADVLGTAIEERAAQLIAKRSRGTPRIAIRLLKRVRDLSTIKHQRIIDEATVEEVMSLLGIDEYGLDEMDRRLLRIIVEVYNGGPVGLKALAASLGVTEDTISEVYEPFLVQSGFIARTARGRVATEKTYKYFGIQRGFGGLFDGVLDR; encoded by the coding sequence ATGGATACGAAAAAAGAAAGGTTCGAGTTTCAGGAAGATGTTGAACGCATCGTTTCACCTGAGCGAACAACTTTCGATACTTATTTGCTCAGGCCAAAGTTCCTCGACGAGTACATCGGGCAGGAGAACATCAAGGAGCGGTTGAGGTTGGCCATTAAAGCGGCCAAGATGCGCGGGGAGCAACTTGATCACATCCTCCTCGCGGGGCCTCCGGGACTTGGAAAGACGACGTTGGCCGGTGTTATAGCCAACGAGATGAACGCCAACATCCACATCACGAGTGGGCCGGTGCTGGAAAAACAAGGCGATTTGGCGGCCATCCTGACGAACCTGGAACGCGGGGACGTGTTGTTTATAGACGAGATACACAGGATGAACAGGAACGTGGAGGAAATCTTGTATTCTGCGATGGAGGATTTTCAGATAGATATCATGATTGGCAAAGGACCAGCTGCAAGGTCTATCCGCGTGGAACTCCAACCGTTCACACTCATCGGAGCCACAACGCGTAGCGGTCTGCTTACCTCTCCACTCCGCAACAGATTCGGCATGATCCTCGAGATGAGCTTCTACACCGAAGAAGAGCTTAAGTTGATAATCCAGAGGGCGGCGGACGTTCTGGGTACCGCCATCGAGGAACGGGCTGCCCAGCTGATCGCAAAAAGGTCGCGTGGGACCCCGAGGATCGCGATTAGGTTGCTCAAGCGCGTCAGAGACTTGAGCACGATCAAACACCAACGCATCATCGACGAGGCAACGGTTGAAGAAGTGATGAGTTTGCTCGGTATTGACGAATACGGTCTGGATGAGATGGATCGAAGACTTCTACGTATTATCGTGGAAGTTTACAACGGTGGACCGGTTGGCTTAAAAGCGTTAGCCGCATCCCTCGGTGTAACTGAAGATACGATTTCCGAAGTCTACGAGCCTTTCCTTGTCCAGAGCGGGTTTATAGCGAGGACTGCGAGGGGTAGGGTGGCAACCGAGAAGACCTACAAATACTTCGGGATACAGCGCGGATTCGGAGGGTTGTTCGATGGCGTACTCGATAGATGA
- a CDS encoding YggS family pyridoxal phosphate-dependent enzyme has translation MAYSIDEMRDRLQKLYETIEYHATKVGRRAEEIKLVAVSKTHSIDAIQIAYELGLRYFGENYAQELREKASLAAQLRLNVEWHFIGRIQTNKVKYIVPVCEYIHSVWRVEELEEIDRIAAKYGKVQKVLIEVHTSPEESKAGVAPQELEELLEQAQRFPNVKVVGLMTMAPFVAPEETRPYFRKLFELRERLRVKYPDLVELSMGMTNDYTVAIEEGSTMLRIGTAIFGERHVEK, from the coding sequence ATGGCGTACTCGATAGATGAGATGCGCGATAGATTACAAAAGCTTTACGAAACGATCGAGTACCACGCCACTAAGGTTGGGAGAAGGGCAGAGGAAATTAAGCTTGTCGCCGTTTCAAAGACGCATTCGATAGATGCGATTCAAATCGCCTACGAACTTGGACTAAGGTATTTTGGTGAAAACTACGCCCAAGAGCTCAGGGAGAAGGCAAGTCTTGCGGCACAGTTACGGTTAAACGTCGAGTGGCATTTTATCGGTAGAATTCAGACGAACAAGGTCAAATACATCGTTCCGGTATGCGAATACATCCATTCTGTCTGGCGTGTTGAGGAACTCGAGGAAATTGATCGGATCGCAGCTAAGTACGGGAAAGTTCAGAAGGTACTTATCGAGGTTCATACCTCACCTGAGGAGTCAAAGGCCGGTGTTGCTCCACAAGAACTTGAGGAACTTCTCGAACAAGCCCAGAGGTTTCCCAACGTCAAGGTCGTGGGCCTGATGACGATGGCGCCGTTTGTTGCGCCTGAGGAAACCAGGCCGTATTTCCGGAAATTGTTTGAGCTTCGCGAACGTCTCAGAGTGAAGTATCCCGACCTTGTTGAACTATCCATGGGTATGACGAACGACTACACGGTGGCAATCGAAGAGGGAAGCACCATGCTGAGGATAGGTACCGCAATATTTGGTGAAAGGCACGTTGAAAAATGA
- a CDS encoding YggT family protein produces MFILGNFFYAVGYVLRILINFETTVIIIAAVLSWIPQLQYTRLYRALMDLADIVERPIRRFVPPIGYIDLTPLIAILLLVFLDKFLVQSLIDLGWRLKF; encoded by the coding sequence ATGTTTATCCTTGGGAATTTCTTTTACGCCGTAGGATACGTACTGAGGATTTTGATTAACTTTGAAACAACGGTTATCATCATCGCGGCGGTTCTGAGCTGGATTCCACAACTGCAGTACACGAGGCTTTACAGGGCACTGATGGACTTGGCCGACATCGTTGAAAGGCCCATCAGACGATTCGTACCGCCGATTGGTTACATAGACTTAACACCCCTGATTGCGATCTTACTTCTCGTTTTCCTCGATAAGTTCCTCGTTCAATCGCTCATCGACTTGGGCTGGAGGCTCAAGTTTTAA
- a CDS encoding NAD(+) kinase: MHRNGEGTNRSLGISYRRDYEREALIVYEVLKVEFDVVFFVESSQPFDNLPPADAVIVVGGDGTVLRTLKKVQLPVIGVKAGRLGFFSSYHVNELEKLVLDLHAWRFKEDKRWLLKVEHDGLALYALNDAVLQKDVDQKIVDFHVRMQDGTFDYHADGLVISTPTGSSAYALALGGPIMLPNVEAFEITPMAPQFLATRSLVIPSSENVIVDASAPVNLVVDGDLIAKVSSISVSKSDRKIVLLRPIEYDFSSSIKEKIGYGRRVLNGY; this comes from the coding sequence ATGCACCGAAACGGTGAAGGTACAAACAGGAGTTTGGGAATATCTTACCGGCGCGATTACGAAAGGGAAGCTTTAATTGTTTACGAAGTGTTAAAGGTTGAATTTGACGTTGTTTTTTTCGTTGAAAGTTCTCAGCCGTTCGATAACTTACCACCCGCGGATGCTGTAATCGTGGTTGGTGGAGATGGTACGGTACTAAGGACTCTGAAGAAGGTACAACTGCCCGTCATCGGTGTCAAGGCGGGACGGTTGGGCTTTTTTTCAAGTTACCATGTAAACGAACTCGAAAAGCTGGTATTGGACTTGCATGCCTGGAGGTTTAAAGAAGACAAGCGTTGGCTACTCAAGGTCGAGCACGATGGTCTGGCACTCTACGCGTTGAACGATGCGGTCTTGCAGAAGGATGTTGATCAGAAAATCGTTGATTTCCACGTACGAATGCAGGATGGCACGTTCGATTACCATGCGGATGGTCTCGTGATTAGCACGCCAACGGGTTCCTCCGCTTACGCGCTCGCTTTGGGCGGTCCTATAATGTTACCCAACGTCGAAGCCTTTGAAATCACTCCCATGGCACCGCAGTTCCTGGCTACGCGCAGTCTCGTTATCCCAAGTTCTGAAAACGTAATAGTGGACGCCAGTGCTCCGGTGAACCTGGTGGTGGACGGGGATTTGATTGCGAAGGTGTCGAGCATCTCGGTTTCAAAAAGCGATAGGAAGATCGTACTCCTAAGACCTATTGAGTACGATTTCTCGAGTTCTATAAAAGAGAAGATTGGTTACGGGAGACGCGTACTGAACGGATATTGA
- a CDS encoding phosphate signaling complex PhoU family protein — protein sequence MKWLLQERAEELKKKVTKQGWYVEDTLRLTLEAFKERNPELVGRISEQYWDVYNTYLEVLKEAQLISVSLSPHGYHLRFVFGSVIVSKILLDISNRLNDIAENIVHLVREPELNLSALLPEMFSFAQKMLRKALRIYVDQNIKGSAAVCAQDAYIDRAYEKFTNEVMELMKENGRLVKRGTLLIDIARAIEEISDFAVQIIEATHYIITAKFYKCEGDDLVEFSLEYFKSQN from the coding sequence ATGAAGTGGCTTTTGCAGGAACGTGCGGAGGAGTTAAAGAAAAAAGTTACCAAGCAAGGATGGTACGTGGAGGATACCCTGAGACTCACACTTGAGGCGTTCAAAGAACGTAATCCAGAACTTGTTGGGAGGATATCTGAACAATATTGGGACGTGTACAACACTTACTTGGAGGTGCTCAAGGAGGCGCAACTGATCAGCGTCTCACTCAGCCCACACGGATACCACTTGAGATTCGTCTTCGGTTCGGTCATCGTCTCAAAGATACTGCTGGACATTTCGAACAGGCTCAACGACATCGCCGAGAACATCGTGCACCTCGTTCGCGAGCCGGAACTTAACCTGAGTGCGCTACTTCCCGAGATGTTCTCCTTCGCCCAGAAGATGCTCAGGAAGGCGCTGCGAATCTACGTAGACCAGAACATCAAAGGTTCCGCGGCGGTGTGCGCCCAAGATGCGTACATCGATCGGGCGTACGAGAAGTTCACAAACGAAGTTATGGAACTCATGAAGGAGAACGGAAGGTTGGTTAAACGTGGAACGTTGCTCATAGATATCGCACGTGCTATCGAGGAGATCTCCGATTTCGCCGTCCAAATTATCGAGGCGACGCATTACATAATAACGGCGAAGTTTTACAAGTGCGAAGGTGACGATTTGGTGGAGTTTTCTCTTGAATATTTCAAGAGTCAGAACTGA